In the Pseudolabrys taiwanensis genome, one interval contains:
- a CDS encoding GIY-YIG nuclease family protein, producing the protein MAFYVYMLASKRNGTLYIGATDDLVKRVWQHRNGVIDGFTKEHAVKTLVWYEIHETREAALTRERQMKKWNRIWKLELIEKANPVWRDLWSEITR; encoded by the coding sequence GTGGCGTTCTATGTTTACATGCTCGCCAGCAAGCGGAACGGCACGCTCTATATCGGCGCGACCGACGATCTCGTGAAACGAGTTTGGCAGCACCGCAATGGCGTCATTGACGGATTCACCAAAGAGCATGCGGTCAAAACCCTCGTTTGGTATGAAATTCACGAGACTCGAGAGGCGGCCCTGACGAGAGAACGCCAGATGAAGAAATGGAATCGCATTTGGAAGTTGGAGCTGATCGAAAAGGCGAATCCAGTTTGGCGAGATTTGTGGAGCGAGATTACCCGGTAA
- a CDS encoding branched-chain amino acid ABC transporter permease, whose translation MLPPFFGVLFDGLAYGMLLFVLSVGLSVTLGLMNFVNLAHCAFAMLGGYVTVTLVNDFHWPFLATLPAAFVAAALASVVLERVFYRKLYRASDLDQVLLTIGFAFISVAVAAYIFGTLQQPIQAPEYLRGSTPFLGLALGNYRLFLIGVAIVVTLLLIAGLEYTRFGAQVRAAVDNQRMARGLGIDVDRTFAATFALGSGLAGLGGALAIEIVGLDPSFSFTYLVYVLIIVSVGGLGSIAGSFAAACLIGVSDIAGKYYAPELGAFLIYLVMVVVLMWKPAGLFGKR comes from the coding sequence ATGCTCCCTCCCTTCTTCGGCGTCCTGTTCGACGGTCTGGCCTACGGCATGCTGCTGTTCGTGCTGTCGGTCGGCTTGTCGGTGACGCTCGGGCTGATGAACTTCGTCAATCTGGCGCACTGCGCCTTCGCCATGCTCGGCGGCTACGTCACCGTGACTTTGGTGAACGACTTCCATTGGCCGTTTCTCGCCACATTGCCCGCCGCCTTCGTCGCCGCCGCCTTGGCGAGCGTCGTGCTGGAGCGCGTGTTCTACCGCAAGCTCTACCGCGCCTCCGATCTCGATCAGGTGCTGCTCACCATCGGCTTCGCCTTCATCTCCGTCGCGGTCGCGGCCTACATCTTCGGCACGCTGCAACAGCCGATCCAGGCGCCCGAATACCTGCGCGGCTCCACGCCGTTCCTCGGCCTCGCGCTCGGCAATTACCGGCTGTTCCTGATCGGCGTCGCGATCGTCGTGACGCTGCTGCTCATCGCCGGCCTCGAATACACGCGCTTCGGCGCCCAGGTGCGCGCGGCGGTCGACAACCAGCGCATGGCGCGCGGCCTCGGCATCGACGTCGACCGCACCTTCGCCGCGACCTTCGCGCTCGGCTCCGGCCTTGCCGGTTTGGGCGGCGCGCTGGCGATCGAGATCGTCGGCCTCGATCCCTCGTTCTCGTTCACGTATCTCGTCTATGTGCTGATCATCGTGTCGGTCGGCGGCCTGGGGTCAATCGCCGGCTCCTTCGCCGCCGCCTGCCTGATCGGCGTGTCCGACATCGCCGGCAAGTATTACGCGCCGGAACTGGGCGCCTTCCTCATCTATCTCGTCATGGTGGTCGTGCTGATGTGGAAGCCGGCCGGCCTGTTCGGCAAGCGGTGA
- a CDS encoding branched-chain amino acid ABC transporter permease, translating into MSVPVSPQLYLQSQSRWRPVEIVFWLATLLPFFLFPDYLSLASQIAIAALFALSLDLILGYAGVVSLGHAAFFGVGAYTAGIFSKFVWGEPLTGLLVAATLAGLVGYASSFIVARFRHLTLIMITLGLGLLLHEAANRAHWLTGGSDGLQGVSIWPVLGLFKFDLYGYTAYGYALATLFVLFLAVRRITNSPFGLALRGIRENWTRMPAIGAASQAHIRKAYTIAAFIAGIAGALLAQTTETVSLESISFQRSADVLVMLVLGGAGRLYGGLVGSVIFMIARDQFSGIAPQYWYFWIGVLLVVVVMFLPNGIVGGLSKIAARWRRK; encoded by the coding sequence ATGAGCGTACCTGTGTCCCCGCAACTCTATCTGCAATCGCAGTCGCGCTGGCGGCCGGTCGAGATCGTGTTCTGGCTGGCGACGCTGCTGCCGTTCTTCCTGTTTCCCGATTACCTGTCGCTGGCGAGCCAGATCGCCATCGCGGCGCTGTTCGCGCTGTCGCTCGACCTGATCCTGGGTTACGCCGGCGTCGTCTCGCTCGGCCACGCCGCCTTCTTCGGCGTCGGCGCCTACACCGCCGGCATCTTCTCGAAGTTCGTCTGGGGCGAGCCGCTCACCGGCCTGCTGGTCGCGGCGACGCTCGCCGGCCTTGTCGGTTACGCGTCGAGCTTCATCGTCGCGCGCTTCCGCCATCTCACGCTGATCATGATCACGCTCGGCCTCGGCTTGCTGTTGCACGAAGCGGCCAACCGCGCGCATTGGCTCACCGGCGGCTCGGACGGTCTGCAAGGCGTATCGATCTGGCCGGTGCTCGGCCTGTTCAAGTTCGACCTCTACGGCTACACCGCTTACGGCTATGCGTTGGCGACCTTGTTCGTGCTGTTCCTCGCCGTGCGCCGTATCACCAATTCGCCCTTCGGCCTGGCGCTGCGCGGCATTCGCGAGAACTGGACGCGCATGCCGGCGATCGGCGCCGCCAGCCAGGCGCATATCCGCAAGGCCTATACCATCGCCGCTTTCATCGCCGGCATCGCCGGCGCGCTGCTGGCGCAGACCACCGAAACCGTGTCGCTGGAATCGATCAGCTTCCAACGTTCCGCCGACGTGCTGGTGATGCTGGTGCTCGGCGGCGCCGGGCGGCTCTATGGCGGCCTCGTCGGCTCGGTGATCTTCATGATCGCGCGCGACCAGTTCTCCGGCATCGCGCCGCAATACTGGTACTTCTGGATCGGCGTGCTGCTCGTCGTCGTCGTGATGTTCCTGCCGAACGGCATTGTCGGCGGACTGTCGAAGATCGCCGCCCGCTGGAGGCGCAAATGA
- a CDS encoding polysaccharide deacetylase family protein produces the protein MSAPMIPNQRADFSAIVDRPPLKLPGKARIVFWTIVNYEVWDVGKPMARQLLPAPTGAPMLPDVVHWGFHEYGMRVGCWRFFELYKRLGIRPTLSANARIIEDYRRVAEEARDAGWEFMGHAYEQGPIHKEADQAGMINRSMDMMEKFTGKRPVGWLGPGLTQTLETPDLLTAAGVKYIGDWVYDDEPTVIRTTNGPLVTLPYTIETNDIPVMIIQHHNSDYLLQMVKDQFDRLYQESEHRAKFVALAIHPYISGQPHRIKYLEQIYDYANGHEGVLHWNGEQILDWYKGVAKT, from the coding sequence ATGTCTGCTCCGATGATCCCCAACCAGCGCGCCGACTTTTCCGCCATCGTCGACCGCCCGCCGCTCAAGCTGCCGGGCAAGGCGCGCATCGTGTTCTGGACCATCGTCAACTACGAGGTATGGGACGTCGGCAAGCCGATGGCGCGGCAACTGCTGCCGGCGCCGACCGGCGCGCCGATGCTGCCGGACGTCGTGCATTGGGGCTTCCACGAATACGGCATGCGCGTCGGCTGCTGGCGCTTCTTCGAGCTGTACAAGCGGCTCGGCATTCGCCCAACTTTGTCGGCCAATGCGCGCATCATCGAAGACTATCGCCGCGTGGCGGAAGAAGCGCGCGACGCCGGCTGGGAGTTCATGGGCCACGCCTATGAGCAGGGCCCGATCCACAAGGAGGCCGATCAGGCCGGCATGATCAACCGGTCGATGGACATGATGGAGAAGTTCACCGGCAAGCGTCCGGTCGGCTGGCTCGGGCCCGGCCTGACGCAGACGCTGGAGACGCCGGACCTGCTGACGGCGGCCGGCGTCAAATACATCGGCGACTGGGTCTACGACGACGAGCCGACGGTGATCCGCACCACCAACGGGCCGTTGGTGACCTTGCCCTACACCATCGAGACCAACGACATCCCGGTGATGATCATCCAGCACCACAACAGCGATTACCTGCTGCAGATGGTGAAGGACCAGTTCGACCGGCTCTATCAGGAGAGCGAGCACCGCGCAAAGTTCGTCGCGCTGGCGATCCATCCCTACATCAGCGGCCAGCCGCACCGGATCAAATATCTCGAGCAGATCTACGACTACGCGAACGGCCACGAAGGCGTGCTGCATTGGAACGGCGAGCAGATTCTCGATTGGTACAAGGGCGTCGCGAAGACATAA
- a CDS encoding ABC transporter ATP-binding protein — protein sequence MAEPLLTLEKVTAGYGDAVVLHGVSFELPEHGSLALLGRNGVGKSTTLMTIMGYTQMRGGRVRWRGKDISRVPPHKRATMGIGWVAQEREIFPSLSVEENLTVAARPGAWDLEAVFKMFPRLNERRRNMGNQLSGGEQQMLAIARALMTNPALLLLDEPCEGLAPVIVDELIAAMRMLLDQRKIAIILVEQHTEIALELTADALVLERGAVAHAARAEVLAKDTATLERLVGLRVAATP from the coding sequence ATGGCTGAACCGCTGCTCACGCTCGAAAAGGTCACCGCGGGCTACGGCGACGCCGTCGTGCTGCACGGCGTCTCGTTCGAACTGCCGGAGCATGGCAGCCTCGCCCTGCTCGGCCGCAACGGTGTCGGCAAGTCGACGACGCTGATGACGATCATGGGCTACACGCAGATGCGCGGCGGCCGCGTGCGCTGGCGCGGCAAGGACATCTCGCGCGTGCCGCCGCACAAGCGCGCGACCATGGGCATCGGCTGGGTGGCGCAGGAGCGCGAGATCTTCCCGTCGCTTTCCGTGGAGGAAAACCTCACGGTGGCCGCGCGCCCGGGCGCCTGGGATCTCGAGGCCGTGTTCAAGATGTTCCCGCGTCTGAACGAGCGCCGCCGCAACATGGGCAACCAGCTTTCGGGCGGCGAACAGCAGATGCTGGCGATCGCCCGCGCGCTGATGACCAATCCGGCGCTGCTGCTGCTCGACGAGCCCTGCGAGGGCCTCGCGCCGGTCATCGTCGACGAACTGATCGCGGCCATGCGCATGCTGCTCGACCAGCGCAAGATCGCGATCATCCTGGTTGAACAGCACACCGAGATCGCGCTCGAATTGACGGCCGACGCCCTCGTCCTGGAGCGCGGCGCCGTGGCCCATGCGGCGCGCGCAGAGGTGCTCGCCAAGGACACAGCCACGCTCGAGCGGCTTGTCGGCTTGCGCGTCGCCGCGACGCCGTGA
- a CDS encoding ABC transporter substrate-binding protein, giving the protein MAKFIIEPHFRLQEWVADEKGYFVDEGLDYEFRELMRSTDGKQHDKGSKGAFQSFEEGRTANVSCACHWTVNVAASNGHGRMLTDVYSVATAGIFVAPDSPIKTPADLAGVPISVGYQSGSHYATVQALEQYLKPEEINLRYETGMLFKRMEHLFEGSAPAVHLFNGPYYFAEQLGYRKVIDATFMIGTMIHGNPDAEDLRKFFRALRRAQRDIDLRPELYTHYYKNEFPDRFHAKMDTRRWGPGERLVFEPYTKEVYEESFEWIAAHGIFPEGAMGAGQYERATLSLS; this is encoded by the coding sequence ATGGCCAAGTTCATCATCGAACCGCATTTCCGCCTGCAGGAATGGGTGGCGGACGAGAAGGGGTACTTCGTCGATGAAGGACTCGACTACGAGTTCCGCGAGCTGATGCGCTCGACCGACGGCAAGCAGCACGACAAAGGCTCGAAGGGCGCTTTCCAATCCTTCGAGGAAGGCCGCACGGCGAACGTCTCCTGCGCCTGCCACTGGACCGTGAACGTCGCCGCCTCGAACGGCCACGGCCGCATGCTGACCGATGTCTATTCGGTCGCGACCGCGGGCATCTTCGTCGCCCCCGATTCGCCGATCAAGACGCCGGCCGATCTCGCCGGCGTGCCGATCTCCGTCGGCTACCAGTCCGGCAGCCACTACGCGACGGTGCAGGCGCTCGAGCAGTATCTGAAGCCGGAAGAGATCAATCTGCGCTACGAGACCGGCATGCTGTTCAAGCGCATGGAGCACTTGTTCGAAGGCTCGGCGCCGGCGGTGCATCTGTTCAACGGGCCGTATTATTTCGCCGAGCAGCTCGGTTACCGCAAAGTGATCGACGCCACCTTCATGATCGGCACGATGATCCACGGCAATCCCGACGCGGAAGACCTTCGCAAGTTCTTCCGCGCCCTGCGGCGCGCCCAACGCGACATCGACCTGCGGCCGGAACTTTACACGCACTACTACAAGAACGAATTCCCCGACCGCTTCCACGCCAAGATGGACACGCGGCGCTGGGGGCCGGGCGAACGTCTGGTGTTCGAGCCCTACACCAAGGAGGTCTACGAAGAGTCGTTCGAGTGGATTGCCGCCCACGGCATCTTCCCCGAGGGCGCGATGGGCGCGGGCCAATATGAGCGGGCGACGCTGTCGTTGAGCTGA
- a CDS encoding ABC transporter ATP-binding protein: protein MTAYALEGQDAIAKGATALSTKGLQKAFGSLPVARDIAIDLPVGARYALIGPNGAGKTTLINLITGLQQPDAGAITLGGEDITALAPQDRVKRGLARTFQINTLFAGLNPLEAVTLAVCERRGIANRFWQNIAVNKDAIEEAYGILEKLKLGDVCYQTTRELPYGRQRLLEIALALATQPKVLLLDEPAAGVPQEESGDIFEVVAGLSDDLTVLFIEHDMHIVFRFATRIIVLVAGAVFTQGTPAEIAADPGVREVYLGKRHHG from the coding sequence ATGACGGCCTACGCGCTTGAAGGGCAAGACGCGATCGCTAAAGGCGCGACCGCTTTATCGACAAAGGGCCTGCAAAAAGCCTTCGGCTCGTTGCCGGTCGCGCGCGACATCGCGATCGATCTTCCTGTCGGCGCCCGCTATGCGCTGATCGGCCCGAACGGCGCCGGCAAGACGACGCTGATCAATCTGATCACCGGATTGCAGCAGCCCGACGCCGGCGCGATCACGCTCGGCGGCGAGGACATCACCGCGCTCGCGCCGCAGGACCGCGTCAAACGCGGCCTCGCCCGCACCTTCCAGATCAACACCTTGTTCGCCGGCCTCAATCCGCTCGAAGCCGTGACGCTCGCCGTCTGCGAACGGCGCGGCATCGCCAATCGTTTCTGGCAGAACATCGCGGTCAATAAGGACGCGATCGAGGAGGCCTACGGCATCCTCGAAAAGCTCAAGCTCGGCGACGTCTGCTATCAGACGACGCGCGAGTTGCCCTATGGCCGCCAGCGGCTCCTGGAGATCGCGCTGGCGCTTGCCACGCAGCCGAAGGTGCTGCTGCTCGACGAACCGGCGGCGGGCGTGCCGCAGGAAGAGTCCGGGGACATCTTCGAGGTGGTCGCCGGCCTGTCGGACGACTTGACCGTACTGTTCATCGAACACGACATGCACATCGTGTTCCGTTTCGCGACGCGCATCATCGTGCTGGTCGCGGGGGCGGTGTTCACGCAAGGCACGCCGGCCGAGATCGCCGCCGATCCAGGCGTACGCGAAGTTTATCTGGGCAAGCGTCATCATGGCTGA
- a CDS encoding polysaccharide deacetylase family protein has product MKYTKPKVGMLPGDRITYSPIVSRKPLKLPGNAKMVVWTVTNVEEWDPTQTMPRTVLTPPAGGSPMPDIPNWCWHEYGNRVGFWRLLQVYDDFKIPGVMNINGTAVEAMPELVQACVERKWEFVGHGYTQRNMQKVENERADIKKSAAVIEKATGTKPRGWLGPGLTETWETPDILAEEGYDYVADWVLDDQPVWLKTRGKPILNIPYTQECNDVAMMLIQHHKANEFYERAMDQFEQLYRDAKGLGSARVMAISVHPYIMGAPHRAKYFRKIFEKIRKQKDVLFWSGSQIADWFKKAGPKAPA; this is encoded by the coding sequence ATGAAATACACCAAGCCCAAAGTCGGCATGCTGCCGGGCGATCGCATCACCTATTCGCCCATCGTCTCGCGCAAGCCGCTCAAGCTGCCGGGCAACGCGAAGATGGTCGTGTGGACCGTCACCAATGTCGAAGAGTGGGACCCGACGCAGACCATGCCACGCACGGTGCTGACGCCGCCCGCGGGCGGCTCGCCGATGCCGGACATTCCGAACTGGTGCTGGCACGAATACGGCAACCGCGTCGGCTTCTGGCGCTTGCTGCAGGTCTACGACGACTTCAAGATTCCCGGCGTGATGAACATCAACGGCACGGCCGTCGAGGCGATGCCGGAACTGGTGCAAGCCTGCGTCGAGCGCAAATGGGAATTCGTCGGCCACGGCTACACCCAGCGCAACATGCAGAAGGTCGAGAACGAGCGCGCCGACATCAAGAAGAGCGCGGCGGTGATCGAGAAGGCCACCGGCACGAAGCCGCGCGGCTGGCTGGGACCCGGCCTCACCGAGACCTGGGAGACGCCCGACATCCTCGCCGAGGAAGGCTACGACTATGTCGCCGACTGGGTGCTCGACGACCAGCCGGTGTGGCTGAAGACACGCGGCAAGCCGATCCTCAACATTCCCTACACGCAGGAATGCAACGACGTCGCCATGATGCTGATCCAGCATCACAAGGCGAACGAGTTCTACGAGCGGGCGATGGATCAGTTCGAGCAGCTCTATCGCGACGCCAAGGGGCTCGGCTCGGCGCGGGTGATGGCGATTTCGGTGCATCCCTACATCATGGGCGCGCCGCACCGCGCGAAGTATTTCCGCAAGATCTTCGAGAAGATCCGCAAGCAGAAGGACGTGCTGTTCTGGTCGGGCTCGCAGATCGCCGACTGGTTCAAGAAGGCCGGGCCGAAAGCGCCCGCCTAG
- a CDS encoding FadR/GntR family transcriptional regulator, with the protein MPLKAQRQPVTMSGKLTARIMFAGRSSSLSAQIVAEVRDQLFAKELKPGDFLGTEKDLAARFGTSRIVARDALRTLEALGIVEIRMGKGGGARIAAGNPRLFAEALAVQLDLTGVTVPEIMDAQRAIEALGAELAAEHATAEDIVTLRRLLAEAEAAMDDLDTFTRLSRDFHLAVAEASHNRVLVVQLVSLEHVSWPRRNVTATPKLARHIIEIHSKLVDLIEMRDAAAARALMDDHVKMIRARRVAEHGSHEASEEGRCC; encoded by the coding sequence ATGCCCCTGAAGGCGCAGCGCCAACCGGTGACGATGAGCGGCAAATTGACCGCGCGCATCATGTTTGCCGGCCGCTCGTCCTCGCTCTCGGCGCAGATCGTCGCCGAGGTGCGCGACCAGCTTTTCGCCAAGGAGCTCAAGCCCGGCGACTTCCTCGGCACCGAAAAGGACCTCGCCGCCCGCTTCGGCACCAGCCGCATCGTCGCGCGCGACGCGCTGCGCACGCTCGAGGCGCTCGGCATCGTCGAGATTCGCATGGGCAAAGGCGGCGGCGCCCGCATCGCGGCGGGCAATCCGCGGCTGTTCGCCGAGGCTTTGGCGGTGCAGCTCGATCTCACCGGCGTCACCGTGCCCGAGATCATGGATGCGCAGCGCGCGATTGAAGCGCTCGGTGCGGAGCTTGCCGCCGAACACGCAACGGCCGAAGACATCGTGACGTTGCGCCGCCTGCTCGCCGAAGCCGAAGCGGCGATGGACGATCTCGACACGTTCACCCGGCTGTCGCGCGACTTCCATCTCGCGGTCGCCGAGGCCTCGCACAATCGCGTGCTGGTCGTGCAGCTCGTCTCGCTCGAACACGTGTCGTGGCCGCGCCGCAACGTCACCGCGACGCCGAAGCTGGCGCGGCACATCATCGAGATTCATTCAAAGCTCGTCGATCTCATCGAGATGCGCGACGCCGCCGCGGCGCGCGCGCTGATGGACGACCACGTCAAGATGATCCGTGCCCGGCGCGTCGCCGAGCATGGGTCGCATGAAGCCTCCGAAGAGGGGCGGTGTTGTTGA
- a CDS encoding cobalamin-independent methionine synthase II family protein, whose amino-acid sequence MIYSRDRILTTHVGSLPRNETLSELLIRREAGENYDTKVMAAELDKAVQHVVDQQANAGIDVGNDGEQQRVGFQTYVPQRMEGFGGVSNRRRGKEFDDFPELVANLQRRFPHMSKQTNAPQCQSELKYRDIKPLQDEIARFKKIAGSRFSECFMTAASPGIISSTMLDAYYGSQDKYLSALSREMKHEYHEIHKAGLILQIDAPDLAMDRTMMYRDLSDAQFIGAVERHIQAINDGIEGIPADRVRLHVCYGNWEGPHIHDIPLEKILPALYQAKVGALSIEFSNPRHAHEYAAFKKHPLPKHMLLVPGVIETTSNFVEHPEVVARRIEEAVAAVGERERVIASTDCGFGTFTKREWVIEPVVWLKLKSLREGADIASARIWGKKNAA is encoded by the coding sequence ATGATTTACAGCCGAGACCGCATCCTGACCACGCATGTCGGCAGCCTGCCGCGCAACGAGACCTTGTCCGAGCTGCTGATCCGCCGCGAGGCCGGCGAAAACTACGACACCAAAGTCATGGCGGCCGAACTCGACAAGGCCGTCCAGCACGTCGTCGACCAGCAGGCGAACGCCGGCATCGATGTCGGCAATGACGGCGAGCAGCAGCGTGTCGGCTTCCAGACCTACGTGCCGCAGCGCATGGAAGGCTTCGGCGGCGTGTCGAACCGGCGTCGCGGCAAGGAATTCGACGACTTCCCCGAACTCGTCGCCAACCTGCAGCGGCGCTTCCCGCATATGAGCAAGCAGACCAACGCGCCGCAGTGCCAGAGCGAGTTGAAGTATCGCGACATCAAGCCGCTGCAGGACGAGATCGCGCGCTTCAAGAAGATCGCCGGCAGCCGCTTCTCGGAATGCTTCATGACAGCGGCGTCGCCCGGCATCATCTCCTCGACGATGCTGGACGCCTATTACGGCTCGCAGGACAAATACCTGTCGGCGCTCTCGCGCGAGATGAAGCACGAGTATCACGAGATTCATAAGGCCGGCCTGATCCTGCAGATCGACGCGCCCGATCTCGCGATGGACCGCACGATGATGTACCGCGACCTGTCGGATGCGCAGTTCATCGGCGCGGTCGAGCGTCATATTCAGGCGATCAACGACGGCATCGAAGGCATTCCCGCCGATCGCGTGCGGCTGCATGTGTGCTACGGCAATTGGGAAGGCCCGCACATCCACGACATCCCGCTCGAGAAGATCCTGCCGGCGCTCTACCAGGCCAAGGTCGGCGCGCTGTCGATCGAGTTCTCCAATCCGCGCCACGCGCACGAATACGCGGCGTTCAAGAAACATCCGCTGCCCAAGCACATGCTGCTCGTGCCGGGCGTGATCGAGACGACCTCGAACTTCGTCGAGCATCCGGAAGTGGTGGCGCGCCGTATCGAGGAAGCCGTCGCGGCCGTCGGCGAGCGCGAGCGCGTGATCGCCTCGACCGATTGCGGCTTCGGCACCTTCACCAAGCGCGAATGGGTGATCGAGCCGGTGGTGTGGCTGAAGCTCAAATCGCTGCGCGAAGGCGCCGACATCGCCTCGGCCCGCATCTGGGGCAAGAAGAACGCGGCGTGA
- a CDS encoding ABC transporter substrate-binding protein gives MNRALYTGVALAAATLVSATASAQDTVKVGIISAYSGQFADTANQIDNGIKLYMKQHGDTVAGKKIEVIRKDTGGPNPDVAKRLAQELIVRDKADILAGFTLTPEALGAAGVATEAKKLLVNMNAATSVVTEKSPYIVRVSVTLPQITETLGTWAATKGGVKKAYTMVSDFGPGIDAETGFQKAFKAAGGEIVGSVRMPVANPDFSAFVQRAKDLNPESIFVFVPGGAQPGAIGKAFAERGIDPNKIKIFSTGEPVDETAVKALGDLALGRLSAWHYDYNHKSKMNEDFVKAFNAEFKRNPDFFALGGYDGMHLIYEALKKTGGKADGDSLIAAAKGMKWESPRGPVSIDPDTRDIVQNVYIRKVEKVGGQIVNVEFDTVKDVKDPTHK, from the coding sequence ATGAACCGCGCACTCTACACCGGCGTCGCGCTCGCCGCGGCGACGCTGGTCTCCGCCACCGCATCGGCGCAGGACACCGTCAAGGTCGGCATCATCAGCGCCTATTCGGGCCAGTTCGCCGACACCGCCAACCAGATCGACAACGGCATCAAGCTGTACATGAAGCAGCACGGCGACACCGTCGCCGGCAAGAAGATCGAAGTCATCCGCAAGGATACCGGCGGCCCGAACCCGGACGTCGCCAAGCGCCTGGCGCAGGAACTGATCGTCCGCGACAAGGCCGACATCCTCGCCGGCTTCACGCTGACCCCGGAAGCGCTCGGCGCCGCCGGCGTCGCGACCGAAGCCAAGAAGCTGCTGGTCAATATGAACGCCGCGACCTCGGTGGTCACCGAGAAGTCGCCGTACATTGTACGCGTCTCGGTGACGCTGCCGCAGATCACCGAAACGCTCGGCACCTGGGCCGCCACCAAAGGCGGCGTGAAGAAGGCCTACACGATGGTGTCGGACTTCGGCCCGGGCATCGACGCCGAGACCGGCTTCCAGAAGGCGTTCAAGGCGGCCGGCGGCGAGATCGTCGGCTCCGTGCGCATGCCGGTTGCCAATCCGGATTTCTCCGCCTTCGTGCAGCGCGCCAAGGACCTCAACCCCGAGTCGATCTTCGTCTTCGTGCCCGGCGGCGCGCAGCCCGGCGCGATCGGCAAGGCTTTCGCCGAACGCGGCATCGACCCGAACAAGATCAAGATCTTCTCGACCGGCGAACCGGTCGACGAGACCGCGGTTAAGGCGCTGGGCGATCTCGCGCTCGGCCGGCTGTCGGCGTGGCACTACGACTACAACCACAAGTCCAAGATGAACGAGGACTTCGTCAAGGCGTTCAATGCCGAGTTCAAGCGCAACCCGGACTTCTTCGCTCTCGGCGGCTATGACGGCATGCACCTCATCTACGAGGCGCTGAAGAAGACCGGCGGCAAGGCCGACGGCGATTCGCTGATCGCCGCCGCCAAGGGCATGAAATGGGAGAGCCCGCGCGGCCCGGTCTCGATCGATCCGGATACGCGCGACATCGTGCAGAACGTCTATATCCGCAAGGTCGAGAAGGTCGGCGGCCAGATCGTCAATGTCGAGTTCGACACGGTCAAGGACGTGAAGGACCCGACGCACAAGTAA